One Lepus europaeus isolate LE1 chromosome X, mLepTim1.pri, whole genome shotgun sequence genomic window carries:
- the HAPSTR2 gene encoding HUWE1-associated protein modifying stress responses 2 produces the protein MEEKPKEGEAEVAEPWLSKWERQCLAEAEQEEQQLPELQEEAAAEAAGLRSEQQKLWHLFQISATAVAQLYKDSGCPQPGLSVWDPFQHAAMAVTSLYKESGNAHRRSFELGVQVGYQRRIRDVLEWVKKGRSTIRREDLISFLCGKAPPAPAPPRPPRTSPKPHTGAAGQAAATESSSSVDVDLQPFHEAIALHCLSGAMAGISMRSGAPGSPSQESGVASSGRRRSSFFEDDLNPEEVAQHLDSGGTRKRTSARCGDGITDSPTYKRNRMV, from the coding sequence ATGGAGGAGAAGCCGAAGGAGGGCGAGGCCGAGGTCGCAGAGCCCTGGTTGTCTAAGTGGGAGCGCCAGTGCCTGGCCGAGGCCGagcaggaagagcagcagctccccgagctgcaggaggaggcggCCGCCGAGGCGGCAGGGCTGAGGAGCGAGCAGCAGAAGCTGTGGCACCTCTTCCAGATTTCGGCCACTGCTGTGGCTCAGCTCTACAAGGATTCTGGGTGCCCACAGCCAGGACTCTCCGTGTGGGACCCCTTCCAGCATGCGGCCATGGCCGTGACCAGCCTGTACAAAGAGAGCGGGAATGCCCACCGACGAAGTTTTGAGCTAGGTGTCCAGGTTGGCTACCAGCGTCGCATCAGAGATGTGTTGGAGTGGGTGAAAAAGGGCCGAAGCACTATTCGCCGTGAAGATCTGATTAGCTTTCTCTGTGGCAAagctccccccgcccctgccccgccacGCCCTCCCAGGACATCCCCGAAGCCGCATACTGGGGCCGCTGGCCAGGCTGCGGCCACCGAATCCAGCTCATCAGTGGACGTCGACCTACAGCCTTTCCACGAGGCTATAGCCTTACATTGCCTCAGCGGCGCGATGGCGGGAATCAGCATGCGGTCTGGCGCGCCTGGCTCCCCATCTCAAGAGAGTGGTGTCGCCAGCAGTGGCCGCCGAAGAAGTAGCTTCTTTGAGGACGACCTCAACCCAGAAGAAGTTGCCCAACACCTGGACAGTGGGGGGACCCGCAAGCGCACCTCAGCCCGTTGCGGTGATGGCATCACAGACTCCCCAACCTACAAGCGCAACCGAATGGTCTAA